Below is a genomic region from Ziziphus jujuba cultivar Dongzao chromosome 7, ASM3175591v1.
CAAATATCATTGAGCGATGGCAGTATATCCACTTGGTTTTTAAAACAAGAGGTTCTAGAATTTTaactaaaaatgaaataacaaaataagacCTTCAATAGACAAACATCAGTTGTAGACTTTGGGCTTACCTTATCAAACCGTAGGTGTAGCACCACAAATTTCCCAGCCTGCTGTTTATCATTTGCATCAGTGATCTCTTTTAGGTAATTGGTGCTTTGGCCAGAAGGATATCGAAGGCGGCTGATAAGAGCATCTCCAAGTGCTCTAACATGAGGGACAAAAACTAATGCTTGGAAGTTGACTTTACAGCGTAGCCGTTGGATGTCCATAGGCAAGTTGTCAAATGCCAGACGATGAGAAAATGGTGCAATTGCAGCAATCCCATAACTGAAACCACATATTCAACATACTACATATCCTCAGCAGCTTCTAAGTTTTAAAGacgaattgaaattttaaattgatgatttGATGCACTCATTATTCTGCACTCATTATTAAGCAAACAACAATAGCCCCTGCTGAAATTGACAGTATGGCACAACAGAAGAGTTTAAACTGAATTTAGAGACACAGTGGAAGTATCAAAACTTTTCACGGTACTGCACAAAGCGTAAACGGTTCCAGTATTATTCAGTGCCAGAAAGCAAGTTGTATATTTCCAGTATTCCCCCAGTCTATAAATACTTTTCCGACAATATTCTTTACATTGAAATACCAATTGTTGGACCACATCTTCTGCCACAAAATGAAACACACTGAACTAACATTGTCATCCTAGATGCCCAATTCACTAGAACATATCTAGAACAAAATTTGTAGCATGCAAAGACTTTTTGCCATGGTTAGCATCCTGCTCACAATTAATGGACTACATACTGAAAAAGGGAAAAACTGGACTTAAAAATTTGACTGTACAACTAAGCCATTGGGTTCAGGAAACGACTGACCTCTCTATTACAGGCAAAACATTCTCCAGGTACCAGTTTGCTGAAGCATGAATTGGTGCTGTTTTGATTCTGGTACCTCGGATTGCAGTAGCATAGTATTCCCTTGTGCTCCACGAATATTCAAAAGGTAGCTCTTTAACAATGTTAATATCATCCTTCAATGTATTAACAAAGTGGTCGACATCAAATATATCCATGAACGAGCTGAGGAGAAAGGGGAAAGTGCAAAATCATGTTAATACTCTACTTAAATCCACTACATAAAGAACAAACATCGGCAAAGCCAAGATTGACAGAATTGATTTTGCAGGTACCTTGTATCCTTCCAAACAGGATTAACTTCCAGGTACGGGATGACAAGAGTCGCATTCAATATTTTGGCAAGAGCAACTGCATCACATATCTGTGAACAAAAATTAACACTTGACAAACAAAATACACATCTTCAAAACAAATGACACAGCAAATTTCTTTTCAGAAAACTTAGTCATTCAAAGTTTAAGCATTTTCATAACCGCTTTTTAtctaaataaattcaatattaaGACATAAATTCCTACCCCCATTCTCTGCTGGTTCAATCCTCCATCAAGGAACACCTGGAGAAATCCTGTAGACTTCTCGGGTAACGCTGCTCAATTACACAAAAATAATACATCACATAATTGAAATAAGGGATTATTTCAACAGCATTTTGTCTTCTATTTCCAGAACAATACAAATAACAAACTTTAGCGTAAGGTGCTTATTTTTAATCACTCACTAGGAACAACTGATGATTCAGCacatggtttccatccttggtTCGCCAAAGGATTCCAAGAATCTGATTGCTCCATGTTTGACTACaagattacaaaaaataaattgctCAAAAATTTATAGCACCTAGAACAAATATCAAACTTTTTAAAGTAAACATTTGAAGGGCCTTATCGACTCTTTACAGTTTCACGTTGTAAAGCACTATTGAGAAGCCGTAAGTGCCTAGGTTTCGGAGCATTCCATTCCTGAAAACTCATTAATCAGAAATAGAAAAAGTTTCTTAGAAATCAGTTTCATTTATGTGATGCATATTGAAACAGCCGATTGAGATGCATATCAATTTACAGATCATCAAAATGCAAAGCAATATTCATGGAAATAGCACAGAAAATGGACCCCAGTATTCAACTTGATTCTAGGAAGAAAAACATATTACCAAGATAAATATGCTTCTAAAGTTTAGTCAAAACCATTTCCAAAGTACAGGCAACGTGTTCATCGACCAACACATAAAATGACTAGACCTTTTCAAACAGGCCATAGCGTACAATATTCACCTTCAATCCTCTGCCAACCTTTTTCTTAAGATCCTAAGAAGAACTTCTTCTCGGATAAGTGTCTTAATCTTGGACTAAAATAACCAGTTAAACATAAGAAACCTAAAGCATATTGTTTTAAACTGCTGCTTATTAGTATAACTCACTGAATAAGTTCTCCAGAAACTTTATGACCCTCAGTTTATTGGATACCATTTCAATAGAAAACCGCCTCTGAAACCTATCAAAGCTATAAATGTTGGGAGTAATCAATGATAGTTAACCAATCTAAAACGTTggaattcttaattttttttttcccccttagtTTAGGCTATTTAAAAATCCAGCCACTGGAAATATCAATCACATTCACGTGCCAGGGAACCTCGTACTGTCAAAGCCAGGACTCAAAACTCCTCGGCTGTCAATTAGACAGCTTGGGAACAAATTACAATCACAAGGAAGATGGTAGCTTTGTTTCCacggaaggaaagaaaaaaagaaaaatcaagctAATATTCTCTAGCCCTTTTACACTCGACTTCTGATCTCTTTgaaatttagtatttttatttctccAAAGACTACAATTTTAGTAATACGACAACCAAACAACAAAGAGGAGGGGGGGGGGActcaataataatgaaaatttcaaccaaaaaaaccaTTATTGAGGGAAACACTCCAAAATTAGAAACAGAAACTGAAAccccaatattaaaaataacaattaaaaaaaacgtagatttaatattttaactattatttttcttgcaagaaaaagaaaagaaaactaacagacaaaaaaaaaaaaaaaagtttatgaaaCCAGGAACGGTGAATACATACCGAGAAGACTGAAGGGTAAGCATGAGTCAGTGGGCTGAACAAACAAGGCAATAAAATGGGGAAAAGCAGCACCAAAAGAGCAGCCAATGCTCCTGCTCTCTGAGGCTGATAAAGATTGTGGTATTGaagcttcatcttcatcttcacccAAAATTTGATGAACCCAAGACAGCCTAAGATCTGAACCGAAAggtgggttttttattttttttccaatttctaaacaaaaataaaagaaccacCTTTTAATAACCCCAAAAGAGGAAGGAGAAGATAACAAAGGCAAACAACCAAGGATCAATGCCAGGGGCAAAGAGATCAGGAAGAAGCAATTCTCATCAACATCACACACAAGAAAGCAAGAGAGAGAAAGTAAGAGAGAGAGTGTTAGAGAGAGTAAAGGTTACCTCTCACATGTACACCTGGACACCTTCTACTGAATTTAATTATAGGGGGTGTGTCGTTTTCAATGGGGGACCCAATTGGATAAAGATGGTTTTAGATTTTGTACGTTGAAAATGGAATCACacagttgtttttttttattatttttttgcaactCTTATtgctgttattgttattattattattattatctttaacaaaataaatatcaagACACTCACAGTCACAGAGGCTATGAAGCATTTGAGGCTTTGTACCGTTGGGGGCTTTCTGTACTTTATTAGGTTCACTTCACCTTTGGCCTCAGCACCGACACTCACATAGAATTATATAGTAGGCTTGTTGATTTGAGTTAACGCTATGATGGTGGGTATGATATAAAATCAATCTGGTTCCACTACTTTCATGGTGTCTCCACTATACATGGGCAACCCTTTCCCTCTCTTCtctgccttcttttttttttttttttttctatgatttatcaaatataattttgcctCTTACTTTTTCCTTATGATATCTCAAATCTAACTTtcctgtattatttatttttattgcccctttttttttttccttcagttTTATATCTTAGCGTAAGATGTATTTATTGATGTAATATGGCAAACGCTAAGATGGATTTATTGATGTAATATGGcaaaatttggtaaatattttactttaatttgtttttttttttctttgcaaatGACTTTGAAAAGGAAACATTGGGAAAATAGACCGCGTGATAGCTGTGAGATGGCTGATGTAGATTATTCTATGTGCAGAgttctataatttatttattaatgattctCTGTATCCATTATACTAATAGctcatatatatgttatattattttttaatttggatatgattagatttttttatgggtagatttctatgaatttattcattaatGATTCTATGTAGATTATAATATATGctatattattttcaacttgGATATGGTTTAAAAAAAGTATCATTCAACTATTTGATTTTcagtataattaattatatgtaaaaacaaaaactagataactgttttttttggaatttatgttaattgtgaaagaaaaattatagagGGTTTTAAAATGTTGTTGAGATTTGAGTGGGATTTAGAATAACTGGAATTTTAGTTCTGATTTGATGAAGATAATGTAATTAACAGATAACCAATTTTTTAAACTCTTTCAaacagaaaaaattattttaaaattaataaaaagtgtaAAGCAAAACAATTAAAGGCACTTACAAAGCAAGGAATCTTGCTTACTATGTTTTGCTTTATGCTTTATGATTGGAACTGTGAGAATAATAGAAttccattaatattaattagagtATATTTGTAACTAACCCTAATTTGTCACCAACCAACTTACTAACGTTTTATATGCAATTGAAATTGATTGCTTATATGGCATTGTTAAAACtatgtaaatataataataataataataatttatattgttttattaatttatatttatctatttaaaaattcagttataatctattaaaaaaaaaactttagttaTTTGGATTATATgttcattaatttttcaactataatttttttctttcaattttccattataaatatacaactcaatttttttttacaacaattataattatacaactaataaaaactattaatatacaattatgcaattattatatatgaaataatgaattaatttatACTCATAATTACATAGACAAAGGTATTTTTATGTTTGCTTTTTTGTACGACAATaatggagggggaaaaaaaaaaaaggaagaaagaaaacaaaaagtgaaaTACGGACTGATTTTTTTGTGAAATAGTGAAAGaatatttcacaaaataatttaatattattttcaacaaAGATGTCGATCACTTTGTAGTGTTGTCGGCTAATAGTGTACTAGTTGAACTtttaggcaaaaaaaaaataaaaataacagtaataataataacgttagtaataaaataattctataactcacaaaatatgtaaaaataagtTTCTAAAAGGAatttcaataacatattttgtgAATTGTTTATACTAAAAAAAGATGCTCTCATCCATTATTACATGCtaaaaagtcacaaaataagTCCTTAATAAAGTGACAAAGTTATTAGGCATGTGATGGTGAACCTGTGAGCATACAGTTGTAAAGCCTTATTAATCatccatatttattttgttttacgagcttttatatatttatgcggcgaaaaaaaacaaaagaaaaaaaaaggcaaggaTAAAACGGGGAATTCAAGTAGTCCGTTGACCATTCCTTTGACGTTATTCCTGAAATTGCTGCCAAAATCACGTGCAAAGAAGATGCCATTGTAGAATCAGACAAAGTCTCGAAGAGCAAAGAAACGACAGCGTatgggattaaaaaaaattctttcgaTTTGGTCTGCGAAAATGGGAGTTGAAGAGGAGGATACAAAGCATAATTAAAGAATGTTGAAGAATGCAGTTGAGGGAGCGTTGAGCCACTTCCTAATTCCCCCACCCACTATCCAAATCTTCATCAACTCCaccaattctctctctctctgtctctgtgtattataaaaaaattcaattcctctgaaaaaagtgaaaaattagATCTGCGTTTCTTCTCAAAACTCCGAAATTctgaaagcttttttttttttttttttactccatCAATGGCGGGATTTTTATCTTCTGTCAGGCGTCTCTACCTCACGCTTTACAACTGGACTGTATTTCTTGgctggtattattattatttttctgtttttaattctctttctatttttctctcttgGGTCTGTGTTTATTGTTCTGGAGCTTTCTTGCAtgttgtagatttttttttgttaatggttGTAGTGGTATTGGTTGTGGTGATTGAAACAGGGTTCAAGTTCTGTATCTTGCCGTAACGACGCTGAAAGAGTCCGGTCACCAACAGGTCTACAATGCCGTTGCGCGTCCCCTTCAGCTCGCTCAGTCCGCTGCCGTTTTGGAGGTATAAACACTACCCAAAGATTTGTATTTTCATATTCTTTCTGTATTTTTATGAGTTGGGTTTTTgaccttttctttttggtggaATTGTAAACTTACGTGGGTTAACAGATTCTTCACGGCCTAATAGGTgagtgtcattttttttttttttttttttaatgtaagcTTGAAATTTGTTGTAAAGAAGAAGATCTTTTACCTTGAAATTAtcggggaaagaaaaaaagttgacTTTGTTTTTGTCTGAATTAAAAAAAGGTCTGGTTAGATCTCCAATTACGGCTACACTGCCCCAGATAGCTTCAAGGTTGTACGTGACATGGGGAATCTTATGGAGTATTCCCGAGGTTAGAACTTAGAAACACATATTTCAATGAtattggcttcttttttttttttttttttttttcgcttaaTGAACGTTTTGCTAATGAAATGAAGCTTCTTGGCGGCAGACTCGTTCTCATATACTTGTCAGCTCTTTGGTCATCAGTTGGTCTCTCACGGAGGCAAGTAGCATTTAGCGGTTTCTGTTTCTACCCGGTAGCTAGTATCCTAAATCATGCTTCCTGTTATGTCTATGTCTGCATTCAATGATTATTGTTGATTGGTAGTGTAATGATTATCACTGATTGACGATAGTGTCAAAAATAGCATGTTAGGTGATCTGTATTTACATCAAGAAATGACTCTACCGAACAGCCTGTAGCGCTAACTAAGGATATAGTCCTacttttagaaaagaaaattattttagcgCTTGTGTGATTTGGATCTCGATAATTCTAATCAAATCAAGCAGGAAGAGTTAATCGGAGTTATTTATTTGGGTCCATTATGGTAAAAACAATAATTACTTGTCGTTGGAAGATATAGCTAACTGTTTTTGGGATTTCCCATGTGTAGTTTTATCTGTTATTGCTTGTAGTTAAAGTTATCAGAAAGTTGATTGTCTCTTGCAAGTTGCAAGATGCTGTTCCCTTCAAACCCAGAAAAATTCTTACTCCTAGTacgtaaatttatatattgatgtttAAGTTTATATCTAGACTAATTATTAGATCTGAAAAGGATCCAACAGTAACATATTTCCCCCTTGACAAAGAAGAATTCTGTATGGTTTGGTAGGTGGCCAATGCCTGGTATTTCTGCTAATAAGTAGTTAACAGCTTACTGAAATGCTCTTTTAACAGTACTTTGTTGCTTACaatgaaataaagaataaaCTCGCAAGCATAAAGCACAAATGTTTGCATGAATGTATAAATAGAAATTGTTAGAACTTTTTTGTTGCCAAGAAAGATATGTTATGTGTGCAATGTGAAGCTGATGTTTCTCAAAATCTGAACCTTGACAGAGCTAAGTAAGCAAAGTTGCAGTTGCAACAAAATTTTGTATGCAACGGCTGGAAATGATTATGATATTAACTGTTCTATATATCTTGAATTATGTTAGTAGCGCAGACCAACATAATGATATCAAGTGCTCCTATGCGTATATCCTTCAGCTTgatattggttttatttatgttgttttccTTTAGTAGATAAGTTGCTACTGaataaaagtatgaaaaaataACTTAATCGGATTAATCTTTTGTAATTGCAGATTATACGGTACTCTTTCTTTGGCATGAAAGAGGCACTTGGTTTTGCACCTTCATGGCTCTTGTGGCTCAGGTAGACCTTAAACCCATTGGATGTAAGTGGAAGTTGTTGAGTTCTATACtcttatataacaaatatttttatttgttgttttcaGGTATAGCACCTTTTTATTGTTGTATCCAACTGGCATCACCAGTGAAGTTGGTCTGATTTACCTTGCCCTCCCGTACATTAAGGTACAAAGATCAATGACAAATGCGAAAAAGCAAGATGTTCcccatttctatatattttgtagTGAAAAAATTATCTCATCCTGCGAACTGCCTGATATGCAGACCTGATAATTGTGCAGATTCCAGGAAATCTAGTAACAATGCTTTCTAGATTGAAGCTATCAATGGAAAATGAAATATACTCCAAAAAACATTCTAACATCATATTAGTTCAATTTAGGAATTTTGTTCTATGGTAAAATTGCTGCAACTCTTAGAAGTATCCAATTCACTCTGTGAAGTTCCCATCTTCAGCTAATCCTATAAAAGGATTGGTCAAATGCTGAATTTTGTTAGGTTGAGGCTGAATTTGGAgtaacaatttctttgtaactGTCTGTTAGTGGCAAATTATCTGAATAAATTGGTGGTATTTTGGCAGGAATCCGAGAAGTATTGTCTGAGGATGCCGAACAAATGGAACTTCTCTTTCGATTACTTCTATCTTGCAATCATTGCTCTAGGAATCTATGTCCCAGGCATGAACTTATTATCCTTCTACCCATATCACCTTGTTTACCTATTTGTCATTTTCTCGTtcatttgacaattttttttttttttttttttgtttggatgaaTTTATCTGTTGCAGGCAGTCCTCACATGTACACTTACATGCTTGGGCAGAGAAAGAAAGCTCTCTCAAAATCCAAGAGGGAGTAAAATGGTAGCAAAATTTGAATGTTATTCCCCTTGTTTATTAGAGCATGTTGTACTTGAAATGGAAATGTATTTTTCAAAGTGGTTTTGGGTAGCGTGATGTTATGTCCAGAATTAGAGTTCTTTATCTCTCCCTATTTCCTGAAGGTTAAGAAAAATGCTCAATGTGTTAGACCCAAAATTATGAGTTTAgaattatgatttataaagaaaccCGACTTTTAAGTTCCATTAACATAATGAAACCATAAACATTTCTTtgctttcattaaaaaataaataaataaataaacgtttCTTtgctaattataaaataaaacaaccgTTGCCCCTTGGCTGTTTTTGCGTGCACATAAATGTTAGAAATGAGtggtaattttaaaaatcttttaccTAAATATATGTAGAAATATTGCATAAGACAAAGATAGGGTGATATTAAATCATGTTAAAATCCATAGAATGCATGAGATGAGGAAAATGGATTcggaaatttaattttaacaacGCCCAACTGGCAGTTTTTCCCAAGCCTTGAGTGACTAGAAAGGTAATTAAGTCATATATTGTagtactctttttttttgggtgaaaatatttttatagtttcAAGGAAGTTAATTTATgaagcttaattaattaatttcaaaccaACAACATATAAATCATGAATGAAACCCTTTAAACACTGGATTATCACTCGCAGGAATAGAGAACCATGCATTAATGTGGTTTGCTTATAAATTTAGTATGGTTATGTTAATATTTGCCTTTTACATATGCTTAGATCAGCAAATGAtgtcaagaaaaagaatgaaaatcatACATACAACATGAATGGCAAGTATCCGTACGATGTTGACAGTGACTTCAAGTTTTATATTTTCGAAGGTTTCACTTGCATTGCAAATACATTatcacaaaattttaataaagaaaacTCTGAAAAGAATTTCTACCTCCGGAAAGAATTAAGTACGATCAATGTCCCTACATATAAAATTGAGATAGTATTGTCCTTCCCTTAACCACCGACCAATTAGTCAATgattattttcatcaaaaaaattgGTCCTTGATTATTGTTCCATATTAGGTCTGAACTTAAAAAGAGTTGCAAGGAAAATATGGTTCATTTATACACATTGACAAGTCATGTTTTCCTTATGCTTTCTTATGGTTTTCctttatttcattaatttggtGGAGAAGTAATAATAGAATACCAAACGCTTTGCGCATCATATAAGCAAAAATCTTAAGGTATAAAATACCAACGACCACACATGATTATGCATTTCAGTTGGTAAGTTTCACATcacaaatttaaacaaaataaaaatggaaggcCGTATAATGAGCAtaacatatatgtgaatattaACAAAATAGCAATAGTCGTGGAGAAAACTCATTGCAAGAGACAAGCATACATGCAGTTTGTGCTAATTCTGGTGGGGAAGCCCACGTAATTCCAATATTGAATAGCAAAAGCTAACATTTATAGCTGCTCAACTACGTCCTTTAATGCCTCTTTCTGAACCAGTTTTATCTTCTTCCGTACCAAGAAtcgtatatataataaaacccAGTTCTTCATTGTCATTAGGGTTCCTCGGATCTCTTTTTTCTGATGGCAGCAAGTGCATTATCAGTAGTACTCAAACGCGTATACCTTGCCGTTTACAACTGGACTGTCTTCACTGGGTGGCAAGTTcaaattccatttttatttcttgaaCCCACATCGGATATGCAATTTTGTTGCATATGATTCGCTCTGCATTCATATATCTTTtatcatatgtgtgtgtgtgtttctttAGTTCTTACTTCGATTTTATTTGCTGATTTCTCATGTTTTGGAGCTTTGGTTTGAGATTTCAGGTCTCTAGCATTGTACTTGGCTTTGAAGACACTGAAGGAAACAGGCTATGGACATGTTTACAAGTCTGTAGAAAAGCCTCTTCAGCTTGCTCAAAGCGCTGCTGTTTTGGAGGTAGTTTGTTTCAGCTGATTAGGAAATTTTGCTTTCTTCAAGGCACTTGCACGTGTAGAACTCATATTTATTAGTGTATCTTAAACCTtctctgttcctttttttttttttttttggaatgaatTATTTGGTGGAAGGAACAGATTCTCCATAGCCTAGTAGGTAAGTCATCCATTTTGCATGAGTTACATTCTCTATataacaaaatttgttttttcgtGTAGTAATGAAAACAGGAACTTATTTCATTTGAACCAAAGTGATGTTTTAGTTCATGGTTTTTCCATATCTTATTCTATGTGTAAAGGTCTGGTCAGATCCCCAATAACAGCAACGCTGCCACAGATTCTTGGCAGACTGTATATTACTTGGGGGATCTTATGGAGTTTTCCTGGGGTAATTAAGACATACTTTTTCCTTCCAATTAAATTTGTGAAGTATTCAgttaattaatgaataattcTGACTAACCAAAATGAGCAAATTATCAGCAAACTCAGACTCATATACTTGTCAGCACTCTGGTTTTCAGCTGGTCCATTACTGAGGTGTGTctgacaaataaatatttgttcatAATATTTGAAATCACTTCCACGgctaaaagtatttttttcaatcttcaaACTTCTTAAGTTCCTCTTGTTTATAGGTTGTTCGGTATTCCTTCTTTGGCACAAAAGAGGCACTTGGTTTTGCACCTTCCTGGCTCTTGTGGCTAAGGTAAAAGCCATATCTTATGTTGTATGAAAGTGATTGCATTGCTTTGTGGATAATTCCAATAATAGAAAATTGTGCTTACTTTGAAGGTATAGCACCTTTTTCTTGTTGCATCCGATTGGTGTTACGAGTGAAATTGGTTTAATCTATATCGCCTTGCCAGACATTAAGGTAAAAAAGTATTCACAGATCCAGATATAGTTCCTTCTTCTAATTAATCATCAAAATACTTGTTTAAAGTAATCCGCTGATAAATTCACTGATGGTCTTTGGCAGGAATCTGAAAAATACAGTATAAAGATGCCCAACAAATGGAActtctctttctatttcttcTATGCTGCAATTTTTACAATTGGAATCTTTTCAATAGGCATGAACATGGACTATTCATTTTTACATGTTAATTTCATTATAATCTTTACTGTTTATCTCGTTCATTCATCTTTTTAATCACTGTTTTTGGTTAAAAGCTAcattgtttctatttttctGCAGGCAGTTTTTTTATGTTCCAGCACTTGTGTAGGCAAAGGAATAAAGCTCtctcaaaaccaaaaatagtgtAAAAGCAGCAGTTCACTACTTTCATTTCTTATTAAACTTATGAATATTTCCTGGACATGATATTGTCTCACATGGCGTGGAGCATCTAA
It encodes:
- the LOC107425132 gene encoding very-long-chain (3R)-3-hydroxyacyl-CoA dehydratase PASTICCINO 2A isoform X1, which produces MPLSEPVLSSSVPRIVYIIKPSSSLSLGFLGSLFSDGSKCIISSTQTRIPCRLQLDCLHWVVSSIVLGFEDTEGNRLWTCLQVCRKASSACSKRCCFGGLVRSPITATLPQILGRLYITWGILWSFPGQTQTHILVSTLVFSWSITEVVRYSFFGTKEALGFAPSWLLWLRYSTFFLLHPIGVTSEIGLIYIALPDIKESEKYSIKMPNKWNFSFYFFYAAIFTIGIFSIGSFFMFQHLCRQRNKALSKPKIV
- the LOC107425132 gene encoding very-long-chain (3R)-3-hydroxyacyl-CoA dehydratase PASTICCINO 2A isoform X2 encodes the protein MPLSEPVLSSSVPRIVYIIKPSSSLSLGFLGSLFSDGSKCIISSTQTRIPCRLQLDCLHWVVSSIVLGFEDTEGNRLWTCLQVCRKASSACSKRCCFGGLVRSPITATLPQILGRLYITWGILWSFPGQTQTHILVSTLVFSWSITEVVRYSFFGTKEALGFAPSWLLWLSTFFLLHPIGVTSEIGLIYIALPDIKESEKYSIKMPNKWNFSFYFFYAAIFTIGIFSIGSFFMFQHLCRQRNKALSKPKIV
- the LOC107425132 gene encoding very-long-chain (3R)-3-hydroxyacyl-CoA dehydratase PASTICCINO 2 isoform X5, translated to MAASALSVVLKRVYLAVYNWTVFTGWSLALYLALKTLKETGYGHVYKSVEKPLQLAQSAAVLEQTQTHILVSTLVFSWSITEVVRYSFFGTKEALGFAPSWLLWLRYSTFFLLHPIGVTSEIGLIYIALPDIKESEKYSIKMPNKWNFSFYFFYAAIFTIGIFSIGSFFMFQHLCRQRNKALSKPKIV
- the LOC107425132 gene encoding very-long-chain (3R)-3-hydroxyacyl-CoA dehydratase PASTICCINO 2 isoform X4; amino-acid sequence: MAASALSVVLKRVYLAVYNWTVFTGWSLALYLALKTLKETGYGHVYKSVEKPLQLAQSAAVLEILHSLVGLVRSPITATLPQILGRLYITWGILWSFPGQTQTHILVSTLVFSWSITEVVRYSFFGTKEALGFAPSWLLWLRYSTFFLLHPIGVTSEIGLIYIALPDIKESEKYSIKMPNKWNFSFYFFYAAIFTIGIFSIGSFFMFQHLCRQRNKALSKPKIV
- the LOC107425132 gene encoding very-long-chain (3R)-3-hydroxyacyl-CoA dehydratase PASTICCINO 2 isoform X3, with the protein product MAASALSVVLKRVYLAVYNWTVFTGWSLALYLALKTLKETGYGHVYKSVEKPLQLAQSAAVLEEQILHSLVGLVRSPITATLPQILGRLYITWGILWSFPGQTQTHILVSTLVFSWSITEVVRYSFFGTKEALGFAPSWLLWLRYSTFFLLHPIGVTSEIGLIYIALPDIKESEKYSIKMPNKWNFSFYFFYAAIFTIGIFSIGSFFMFQHLCRQRNKALSKPKIV